The sequence below is a genomic window from Williamwhitmania taraxaci.
CATTTAAATGGAATATTATTCATGGTTGCGTATTTGGTTACCCCCGTTTTGTATCCCCGAATTATCGATGCCAAATTTTTCGATTGCGATCCAAATTTGTTCTGTGATTTTTGGTTTTGTGGTGATGGATTTTGTGGTGATGGATTCTGTGGAGACGCAAAATTTTGCGTCTCTATCTGATTATCCTGGTTATCAATAATTATTATCCCATGCACATGGTTGGGCATTACAACAAATGCACCCAATTCCACAAATGGGAAATGTGCGGGGATATCCATCCAACATTGATGCGCAACCATTCCTATATCTGACAGGTTCATTATGCCGTTTGTAATCCTACCAAATAAATGAACCCTATCATGGGTGCATATGGTTATGAAGTACGCCCCATTGTTGGCATAATCCCACCATGCCGCCTGTGCCGATGGTATTCGATACCGGTTCCGGAACAAATCCGTCATTACTATTCGTTTTAATCCTATGGCGATATAAATTTATGAAAACCGTTCCGAATTATCGTTTGCCCCAGTGGTTTTATTTGCCAAAACTGCTGAACATGTTGAAACGCCCAATAGGCATCTATTTTTGTTTAATATCCAATAAAAACAGTCCCGCTAGGGCATGCCGTAGCGGGATTTGTGTATTTAAATAAAAAAGCTCGCTATCGTGTCCCAGCGATTCGCTAATAATGGAGGTGGAAACACCGCTTCGTTTCATAACGGTGGCAAAGGTATGTCGCGCCACGTAGGTTGTTAAGGGTATTTCTATCTCAATTGTTTCACCTATGGTTTTCAAATCCATATTGGTTTGGCCTAGGACTTAGTGAATTCTATTCTTAATGCTGGTTTCGGTAGTATGCGTCTCCTTATTTAATATAGGGAATAGGTAGGTATCTTCACCATGGTAGAAGTTCTCCTTGTAGTAATTAACATTTTCTATGGCTGGGTCTAAAAGCAGCATGGTGTAATGCTTATGCGTTTTTAGTCTTTGGTAAATCGCGCGAACCTTTCCTTGAAGCACAAACTGTGTTGTTTGTTGTGCGGGAGCAAGCTCTGGTCCCAGTGGAAAGCTGTGCTGGCTTTGTAAGCTCTTTGGCAAGCCCTTTGTTTGAGCGTTGGCTCGTGGGGCTTGCCAATGTGCTTACCAATAGGGTGAACGATTAATGAAATTACCTCAATTTAACCAATATTGCAGTCTTCATTTCAATATCAGAAGTAATAGCATAAACCGAAATTGTAGCTCCTGAAATAGCATCAATATTTTTATCAACTTTTAATGGTTCTGACCCATTGTGACCAATAAACTGCTTTAACCAACCTTTAGCTGTTACCTCCTGCCCATGAGTGGCTTGGTAATTAAAAACAGTAACAACTCGCACTGTTTTGTTTTTATCGAAAAGGATGTAATAATCAAAGTATTCCGAATCTCCAATATTGTTTACGCTGTGCGTGATAGAACAGCCACCTGCACGGCAACTGTTCACACGCCCAACATAAATGTATTTGTATTGGCTTACATTATTCGTTTCAATTTTAAAAAATTTACCATTAAGTGTTTGCTGTAAATTTTTCAATTCAGGCAACGTTAACTCCTTTACGGTTGATACATCAGTAATCCCGGCTTTTTGTAAGGTCTTAAGTAACGCTTTGGGTTGATAATCAATAGAAGTTTGTGCCAGCGCAGAAACGAAACAAATTGCACTAATCAATGACAGTATTGTCTTTTTCAAATTCATATTGGTTTTATGAAGTTCCTCGCCGCAAGCGGACGGGGTATCATCTGGTTTTCATTTCCGCTTATTTGCTTTTTGCGCAATATAAGATTACGCCCCAAGGGGCGGGGAATTCGACCCCTTTGAGATTAAAACATTACACCTATTCCAAGATTCAAGGTTTTAGCATACTTATCATCGCCTCCTGATTTCACGAATTGCATATCAGCCTTAACAACAGCACCTTTTGTAAGTGTAAAGGTTAGACCTGCAGTAATAGCATTCTTCTCATAGCCCACATTTTTGCTGATATTCCTTTCAACGCTGTTGTGTGTATTAAGAAATTCGTAGCGCACAAACGGAACAAGTTGTTTTTCGGTCTTTAATGTACGTAAAACGTTGTAGCCTACCTCGGCATAGTACCCAATCATAGAACTTCCTAAATCGTTTAATATACCAACTCCTTCTGCTGTAAATTCATTGTATTGTTCGGCGTTTGATATACTTGCGTAATAGAATTGACCTCTCAATTGAAAGCCATTTAAGTTATACCTTGCATCCAAACCTAACATGGAAACCCCAACTACCGAAGAATCTGCCATTGCAATAGATGTATCATCTTTTTTATCAACCCCATCGTAAAGAGTGCTTTGGGTTTTTCCAAAATAGCCTGATAGACCAATGTTTAGTCCACGAATACCATAATATTCAACTTTTCCAGAAAAGTTAGGCGAGCTGATATACGACTCAGCGCCTTTTTGGCGACCTTTGCGTAAACCATTCTTTCCACTTAGATGGGCTTCACCATCATACCCATTGAATCCATTCATTACATATACTTGATACTTAATGGATGCAGATAGAATATTTCCTGTCACACCAAAGCCTATCTCGCGCCATGTAGTTGGGGCAATGTAATTGTCGATTAATGGACGCTCAACTCCGTTAAAAGTTGTAGGCTCGTGGTATTCGTTAATAATGCCCATAGGAACAAGCATTAATCCACCTCTAAAATTCAGATAGATGTTTAACTTATATTGTAAGAATGCTTGCTCTACAAACACCTCGGCAACATGCTCATACTCTAATTCTGTGACGAACTGTGTTTTTTCATTGAAGTTATATCCAATTAGTAATACAACACGGTGAACATCGAGGGT
It includes:
- a CDS encoding FMN-binding protein → MKKTILSLISAICFVSALAQTSIDYQPKALLKTLQKAGITDVSTVKELTLPELKNLQQTLNGKFFKIETNNVSQYKYIYVGRVNSCRAGGCSITHSVNNIGDSEYFDYYILFDKNKTVRVVTVFNYQATHGQEVTAKGWLKQFIGHNGSEPLKVDKNIDAISGATISVYAITSDIEMKTAILVKLR
- a CDS encoding transposase, with the protein product MTDLFRNRYRIPSAQAAWWDYANNGAYFITICTHDRVHLFGRITNGIMNLSDIGMVAHQCWMDIPAHFPFVELGAFVVMPNHVHGIIIIDNQDNQIETQNFASPQNPSPQNPSPQNQKSQNKFGSQSKNLASIIRGYKTGVTKYATMNNIPFKWQSLYHDHIIRNDGEYLRISEYIVNNPAKWEQDMFNKKDGKGLF
- a CDS encoding site-specific integrase, whose amino-acid sequence is MKTIGETIEIEIPLTTYVARHTFATVMKRSGVSTSIISESLGHDSELFYLNTQIPLRHALAGLFLLDIKQK